The proteins below come from a single Staphylococcus sp. MI 10-1553 genomic window:
- a CDS encoding RluA family pseudouridine synthase, protein MKFKVADTFNEQSIRDIFKTLQLPKKELHTLNMSKSITVNDETANLQTIVHTGDEIYIPDEDAKSQYLPSYRYAQIAYEDDFLAIVYKPKGVKTHPNDLKESNTLMNHVIYTLNHPYVEPIHRLDQETVGLLIVAKHPMIKKILDRMLENNDIHRNYKAQVKSLLPIKPQTIDLPIGKDKFHPNKRRVSPTGQRAVTHILSSEMIKEGVCEVMLKLDTGRTHQIRVHLAEIGYPVLGDPLYSDSKLRQLQLESYQIEMTHPITQQPISVTIDDIEQ, encoded by the coding sequence ATGAAATTTAAAGTTGCCGATACATTTAATGAACAATCCATTCGTGACATATTTAAAACATTACAATTGCCCAAAAAAGAGTTGCATACGTTGAATATGTCAAAATCTATCACAGTGAATGATGAAACTGCAAATTTACAAACAATCGTCCATACAGGTGACGAAATTTATATTCCTGATGAAGACGCAAAAAGTCAATATTTACCGAGCTATCGTTATGCGCAAATCGCTTATGAAGACGACTTTTTAGCAATTGTCTACAAACCTAAGGGCGTTAAAACACATCCGAACGATTTAAAAGAAAGTAATACATTAATGAATCATGTCATTTATACTTTGAATCACCCCTATGTTGAGCCTATTCATCGTCTTGACCAAGAGACAGTCGGCTTACTTATTGTGGCGAAACATCCGATGATTAAAAAAATATTAGATCGTATGTTGGAAAATAATGACATTCATCGTAATTATAAAGCACAAGTGAAAAGTTTGTTGCCAATTAAACCACAAACGATTGATTTACCGATTGGCAAGGATAAATTCCATCCGAATAAGCGTCGTGTCTCTCCTACCGGTCAGCGGGCAGTCACACATATCTTGTCTTCTGAAATGATTAAAGAAGGTGTTTGTGAAGTGATGTTAAAGTTAGATACTGGTCGTACACACCAAATTCGTGTGCATCTCGCTGAAATTGGTTATCCTGTACTAGGTGATCCATTATATAGTGATTCGAAATTACGTCAATTACAGCTTGAAAGTTATCAAATTGAAATGACGCATCCAATCACACAACAGCCTATTTCTGTGACGATTGATGATATTGAACAATAA
- a CDS encoding GAF domain-containing sensor histidine kinase, translating into MEKPTRLALLKEIAEFLNEETELQSMLDGALDSLIKGSDFTTGWIFFIDEEGHHTLESQYSLPSALTNRQCHYMKEGTCWCVQAYHNHKLTKASNIINCSRINLASREFVIETEDITHHATVPLRSGNEQFGLLNVATPFTTHYSDEDLELLESVAFQIGSAIKRIDLNNQEKEAARINERNRLARDLHDSVNQMLFSLKLTAHAAGQMTQEETSQRAFMQIEQTSQNAVNEMRALIWQLKPVGLEKGLVHALKNYASLIGLDIDVTVKGLIDLENKIETHLYRVMQEAMNNTKKHAETNHMDIVLNQTDEYLIVELKDNGVGFDVTQIDSAEKHGLSNMRQRIKFLKGTINMTSNQGTEITIRLPLQQPREGQ; encoded by the coding sequence ATGGAAAAACCAACAAGATTGGCGCTATTAAAGGAAATTGCCGAGTTCCTTAACGAAGAAACTGAATTACAATCCATGCTAGACGGCGCATTAGACTCTTTAATTAAAGGAAGCGATTTTACGACAGGATGGATATTTTTTATTGATGAAGAAGGTCACCATACATTAGAGTCACAGTATTCATTACCTTCAGCTTTAACGAATCGCCAATGCCATTATATGAAAGAGGGGACATGTTGGTGTGTGCAAGCGTACCATAACCACAAATTAACAAAAGCCTCCAACATCATCAACTGTTCGCGCATTAATTTAGCCAGTCGTGAATTTGTGATAGAAACTGAAGATATTACCCATCATGCGACGGTACCTTTACGATCTGGTAATGAACAATTTGGACTGTTGAATGTCGCAACGCCCTTTACAACACATTACTCGGATGAAGATCTCGAATTGTTAGAATCTGTCGCATTTCAAATCGGTTCTGCGATAAAACGAATTGATTTGAACAATCAAGAGAAAGAAGCGGCACGAATTAATGAACGTAACCGCTTAGCTCGAGATTTACACGATTCGGTTAATCAAATGTTGTTTTCTTTAAAATTAACCGCACACGCAGCAGGACAAATGACGCAAGAGGAAACGTCGCAACGTGCGTTTATGCAAATTGAACAAACGAGTCAAAACGCTGTGAATGAAATGCGCGCGTTAATTTGGCAGTTAAAACCTGTGGGCCTAGAAAAAGGGCTTGTTCATGCATTAAAAAATTACGCAAGTCTCATAGGTCTAGATATTGATGTGACGGTAAAAGGGCTCATTGACTTGGAAAATAAAATTGAGACCCATCTGTATCGTGTCATGCAAGAAGCGATGAATAATACAAAAAAGCATGCGGAAACGAATCATATGGATATTGTGCTGAACCAAACGGACGAATATCTGATTGTAGAATTAAAGGATAACGGTGTTGGTTTTGATGTGACTCAAATTGATTCAGCCGAAAAACACGGATTGTCGAATATGCGACAACGGATTAAATTTTTAAAAGGAACAATAAATATGACAAGTAATCAAGGAACAGAAATTACAATACGACTACCACTTCAACAGCCAAGGGAGGGACAATAA
- a CDS encoding response regulator yields the protein MPKIALVDDHFIVRQGLEFLLSTQPEIEVVGSFGEGQALLDALATNQIEPELILVDLVMPEMNGITLIQKLKEQHADIKILVLTSYVDEEHVMSAMQAGADGYEMKDVEPEALMTSIEMVLQGDKVIHKDAQQVMDTVITKPHMLNKLSKRETEVLKEMAKGKTNKEIAETLFVSEKTIKTHVSHIFSKLEVTDRTQAAIYAMENHLV from the coding sequence ATGCCTAAAATTGCACTTGTGGATGATCATTTTATAGTTAGGCAAGGATTAGAATTTTTACTTTCGACACAACCAGAGATAGAAGTTGTAGGAAGTTTTGGGGAAGGGCAAGCACTTTTAGATGCATTAGCAACAAATCAAATCGAACCAGAACTCATCCTTGTCGATTTGGTAATGCCTGAAATGAACGGAATTACGTTAATTCAAAAACTGAAGGAACAGCATGCAGACATTAAAATATTAGTACTCACAAGTTATGTAGATGAAGAGCATGTCATGTCGGCGATGCAAGCAGGTGCAGACGGTTATGAAATGAAGGATGTCGAACCGGAAGCATTAATGACCTCTATTGAGATGGTTTTACAAGGTGACAAAGTGATTCATAAAGATGCGCAACAGGTGATGGATACTGTCATTACGAAGCCTCATATGTTGAATAAATTGTCCAAACGGGAAACCGAAGTGCTGAAAGAAATGGCGAAAGGGAAGACGAATAAAGAAATTGCTGAAACATTGTTCGTATCAGAAAAGACGATTAAAACGCATGTGAGTCATATTTTCTCTAAATTGGAAGTGACTGATCGTACACAAGCAGCCATATATGCCATGGAGAATCATTTAGTGTAA
- a CDS encoding dicarboxylate/amino acid:cation symporter gives MKFKGLTVKIIIALILGIALGSIFNFYVGSKVVGFIDQYIFNVIGQIFLNLIFMLVVPVVFVSIVLGVIGVGDPKLLGGIGLKTLVFFLSTTAIAITLAMCLALVVKPGAGHSDLLKTEEVTTYQKKLDDQKATGASPINQTFDQTLINFFPKNAIQSMTTGNMLQIITFAIFIGIGIMMVGEKGRIVHQFFEQFNEVLMYIISMVMNVFAPIGTFGLVAHAFTGAGFGAIRQLGLYFIVVLAALFIHFFVVYGGAVKFLAGRSPIEFFKGFFPAITVGFGGSSSNAALPVSMECTKKMGVKPEIASFVQPLGATINMDGTAIMQGVATIFIAQLSGADLTVLQLITVVAVAVIASVGTAGVPGVGLIMLAMVLTAVGLNPAAIGIILGIDRLLDMTRTAVNITGDAACALILSEREGKKLKGNMHVE, from the coding sequence ATGAAATTTAAAGGATTAACAGTGAAAATTATTATAGCATTAATTTTAGGGATTGCGTTAGGTTCGATTTTCAATTTCTATGTCGGATCTAAGGTTGTCGGATTTATCGATCAATATATTTTTAATGTAATCGGTCAAATCTTTTTAAATCTGATCTTTATGCTTGTAGTACCAGTTGTATTCGTGTCGATTGTACTCGGTGTGATTGGTGTCGGTGATCCAAAATTATTAGGCGGCATTGGCTTAAAAACGCTAGTCTTTTTCTTATCGACAACAGCTATTGCGATAACTTTAGCGATGTGTTTAGCATTAGTAGTTAAACCAGGTGCTGGCCATTCAGACTTATTAAAGACAGAGGAAGTTACGACATATCAAAAGAAATTGGATGATCAAAAGGCGACCGGGGCTTCTCCAATCAACCAAACATTTGATCAAACTTTAATTAATTTCTTCCCGAAAAATGCGATTCAGTCAATGACAACAGGAAATATGCTTCAGATTATCACATTTGCGATTTTCATCGGTATCGGTATTATGATGGTAGGTGAAAAAGGACGAATTGTACATCAGTTTTTCGAACAATTTAATGAAGTCCTGATGTATATTATATCAATGGTAATGAATGTTTTTGCGCCAATCGGTACATTTGGACTCGTGGCACATGCATTTACTGGAGCAGGTTTTGGTGCAATCAGACAACTCGGTTTATACTTTATCGTTGTATTAGCCGCGCTCTTTATTCATTTCTTTGTCGTATATGGTGGCGCAGTGAAGTTTTTAGCGGGTCGTAGCCCAATTGAATTTTTCAAAGGTTTCTTCCCAGCAATTACAGTTGGTTTCGGGGGCTCAAGTTCAAACGCAGCACTTCCTGTTTCAATGGAATGTACGAAAAAAATGGGTGTAAAACCAGAAATTGCATCTTTCGTTCAACCTTTAGGGGCAACAATTAATATGGACGGAACAGCCATTATGCAAGGTGTCGCTACGATTTTCATTGCGCAATTATCTGGTGCGGATTTAACAGTTCTACAACTCATTACCGTTGTTGCTGTAGCCGTTATTGCATCTGTCGGAACAGCCGGCGTCCCTGGTGTAGGACTCATCATGTTAGCGATGGTGTTGACTGCAGTAGGTTTAAATCCTGCCGCTATTGGTATTATCTTAGGGATTGACCGTTTATTAGATATGACACGTACAGCAGTAAACATTACTGGTGATGCAGCATGTGCGTTGATTTTATCAGAACGTGAAGGTAAAAAACTTAAAGGCAATATGCATGTAGAATAA
- a CDS encoding cation diffusion facilitator family transporter has protein sequence MQLEYKISQAKKGATLSIITYTFLTILKIAYGWLANSHGLVADGVNNATDVISSIAILIALQISMKPVDKNHPYGHYRAEFIASLIASFIMFAVSIQVIITGVKHFYLGEFVQPSQSAIIVGMISSIVMFAVFIFNRNLSKKVNSSALRAASYDNLSDALVSMGTVIGVLGVYMGVPMLDTIAAIVIGLLIMKASIDIFKETAVTLTDGYDEEELAQIQHIISSIPGIKEIRDIKARSHGVISFIDVTIAVDPNLNVIESHEISDHIESKLQARLGEVETIVHIEPYLITDVEKKNIHNREL, from the coding sequence TTGCAATTAGAATATAAAATTTCTCAAGCTAAAAAAGGCGCAACACTAAGCATCATTACTTATACATTTTTAACAATATTAAAAATTGCATACGGATGGTTAGCAAATAGTCATGGTTTAGTGGCTGATGGTGTTAACAACGCGACAGATGTTATTAGTTCTATTGCTATACTTATCGCACTTCAAATTTCCATGAAGCCCGTGGATAAAAATCATCCTTATGGTCATTATCGTGCGGAATTTATCGCATCACTCATTGCTTCATTCATTATGTTTGCGGTGAGTATTCAAGTTATTATTACCGGAGTAAAGCATTTTTACCTAGGAGAATTCGTTCAGCCAAGCCAATCTGCCATTATCGTCGGTATGATTTCAAGTATTGTCATGTTTGCTGTATTTATTTTTAATCGTAATCTTTCTAAAAAAGTAAACAGTAGTGCTTTGAGAGCAGCAAGTTATGATAACCTTTCGGATGCGCTTGTGTCGATGGGTACAGTGATAGGCGTTTTAGGCGTTTATATGGGGGTGCCAATGCTCGATACGATTGCAGCGATTGTGATTGGTTTGCTCATTATGAAAGCGAGTATCGATATTTTTAAAGAGACGGCTGTCACGCTCACTGATGGCTATGATGAGGAAGAACTGGCACAAATTCAACATATCATTTCTTCAATTCCTGGCATTAAAGAGATTCGTGATATTAAAGCGAGAAGTCACGGTGTTATTTCATTTATTGACGTCACGATAGCTGTTGATCCAAATTTAAATGTCATCGAAAGTCATGAAATATCAGATCATATTGAGTCAAAATTACAGGCACGGCTAGGTGAGGTTGAAACGATTGTACATATTGAGCCTTATTTAATCACTGATGTTGAGAAAAAGAATATTCATAATCGAGAGTTATAA
- the xdrA gene encoding XRE family transcriptional regulator XdrA, translating into MDRQSFTELIQSKFKMVRIEAGYTQDTMAQTIGLSKKTLVQIEKERVLPNWTTCVSICALFRDSEVLNGTFGCDPLEIVQTISRNQAAYPRYSTVSDIYWDTLASKNGYILQTNKVSELYRILDADKQPIFASPKLREAETYFQRNVKEELIRA; encoded by the coding sequence ATGGATAGACAAAGTTTTACTGAATTAATTCAAAGCAAGTTCAAGATGGTACGTATTGAGGCAGGTTATACACAAGATACAATGGCTCAAACGATCGGCCTATCTAAAAAAACATTAGTACAAATTGAAAAAGAGCGTGTGTTACCAAATTGGACAACATGTGTATCTATTTGTGCATTATTTAGAGATTCTGAAGTATTGAACGGTACATTCGGTTGCGATCCTTTAGAAATCGTTCAAACTATTTCAAGAAACCAAGCAGCTTACCCTAGATATTCAACAGTAAGTGATATTTATTGGGATACACTTGCAAGCAAAAATGGTTACATCTTACAAACAAACAAAGTAAGCGAACTTTACCGTATTCTAGATGCAGATAAACAACCTATTTTTGCATCACCAAAATTGAGAGAAGCTGAAACTTACTTCCAACGCAACGTGAAAGAAGAGCTTATTCGTGCATAA
- the ltrA gene encoding group II intron reverse transcriptase/maturase gives MYRKSSSLMELVVRPDNIEKAIKKVKKNKGAPGIDGMKVSELHAHFAQYFSQIKKKLLDGTYQPQAVRKVQIPKPNGKMRVLGIPVARDRVIQQAIRQVIEPGIDRTFSNHSHGFRPHRSTGTALKQCAAYYEEGYKIAVDCDLKQCFDMLNHDKLMYLFERHVQDKSISKFIRRSLQVGAIDLSGEVAERKIGAPQGGVISPLLCNIYLHELDKELEKRGHRFVRYADDFVIFVRTKRAGERVMTSVTKFIEKQLKLVVNEEKSRVGAVTRLKFLSCLITKVNGVYCFRPTTEAKRNLIRALRKITKRNRPGTFKEIITEINQVTRGWINYFGRGFIKGFIETTQSWLNRRLRQLILKRWKRVRTQYKMLRQYGLDHRSAMKIAQSRKKYWRLSNTHEVHRALTTKQLYKWGLIPLAQLAELAYARY, from the coding sequence ATGTATCGTAAGTCTTCATCTCTGATGGAGCTTGTTGTAAGACCTGACAACATAGAAAAAGCTATCAAGAAGGTAAAGAAAAACAAAGGTGCTCCTGGAATTGACGGCATGAAAGTCAGTGAACTCCATGCCCACTTTGCGCAATACTTTTCGCAGATAAAAAAGAAACTGCTTGATGGTACTTATCAACCTCAAGCAGTTCGAAAAGTTCAAATTCCCAAACCAAACGGGAAAATGCGTGTGCTTGGTATTCCTGTCGCTAGAGACAGAGTGATACAACAAGCGATTAGACAAGTGATTGAACCCGGCATCGACCGAACATTTTCAAATCATAGCCATGGTTTCAGACCTCATCGTAGCACAGGAACAGCACTTAAGCAATGTGCTGCCTATTACGAAGAAGGCTATAAAATAGCTGTGGATTGTGATTTGAAACAGTGCTTTGACATGTTGAATCATGATAAGCTCATGTATTTGTTCGAACGCCACGTTCAAGATAAGTCAATTTCTAAATTTATCCGTAGAAGTTTACAAGTGGGTGCTATTGACCTATCTGGCGAAGTCGCAGAAAGAAAGATAGGTGCGCCACAAGGGGGCGTTATCTCTCCCTTACTATGTAATATCTATCTACATGAACTGGATAAAGAACTCGAAAAGCGTGGACACCGTTTTGTACGATATGCCGATGATTTTGTTATCTTTGTACGCACAAAACGTGCAGGTGAACGCGTAATGACGAGTGTAACGAAATTTATTGAAAAGCAACTGAAGTTGGTTGTCAATGAAGAGAAAAGTAGAGTCGGAGCAGTTACACGTTTAAAGTTTTTGAGTTGTCTAATAACCAAGGTCAATGGGGTTTATTGTTTCAGACCGACTACGGAAGCAAAAAGAAATTTAATACGCGCCTTAAGGAAAATAACGAAACGAAATAGACCTGGTACCTTTAAAGAGATTATCACTGAAATCAACCAAGTAACACGAGGTTGGATAAATTACTTTGGCAGAGGTTTTATCAAAGGATTTATTGAAACTACGCAATCTTGGCTAAACCGCCGACTTAGACAACTCATTCTTAAACGGTGGAAAAGAGTAAGAACTCAATATAAGATGTTACGCCAATATGGTCTTGACCATAGAAGTGCAATGAAAATCGCACAGTCTCGCAAAAAGTACTGGCGATTATCGAATACGCATGAGGTTCATCGTGCACTTACAACAAAACAACTCTACAAGTGGGGACTGATACCATTAGCCCAGCTTGCAGAGTTGGCTTACGCAAGGTATTGA
- a CDS encoding DUF445 domain-containing protein produces the protein MQAILVVLFMIVIGAVIGGVTNMIAVKMLFHPFKAYHIFGKRVPFTPGLIPKRRAEIAEKIGQVVEDHLLTESLMREKLETPDMRATVHRAVSQQVTALEKDHVTVQSLVERFDIDVVKDGENFVERFTKQKLNEKYQKYQTDKIAELIPAKVMAEIDHKVSTLDTLLLERVRIYLESEKGYDDILEMLETFFVEKGKIVSMLQMFMTKEAIAERIQRELIRLTTHSKARSILATQIQAEYEKLKHDTLQEWIKPEHMADIEAQVSAFVLKQMDLTQRAHMPLKSLVPHLFEMLHDRGIDRITDLILDTLAQRLSTILKQVNIRGLIEEQINRFDLDYIERLIFEIANKELKLIMLLGFILGGLIGFFQGLIAIFV, from the coding sequence ATGCAAGCGATTTTAGTCGTATTGTTTATGATCGTGATTGGCGCTGTTATTGGTGGCGTCACGAATATGATTGCTGTCAAAATGTTATTCCATCCATTTAAGGCTTATCACATTTTTGGTAAGCGTGTGCCTTTCACTCCGGGGCTGATCCCGAAAAGAAGAGCGGAAATTGCTGAAAAAATTGGACAAGTTGTTGAAGACCATTTATTAACTGAGTCTTTAATGAGAGAAAAGTTAGAAACGCCTGATATGCGAGCGACTGTGCATCGTGCCGTTTCACAACAAGTGACAGCGTTAGAAAAAGATCATGTGACGGTGCAATCTTTAGTGGAACGATTTGATATTGATGTCGTTAAAGATGGCGAAAACTTTGTTGAACGTTTTACGAAACAAAAGTTGAACGAGAAATATCAAAAATATCAAACAGACAAAATTGCAGAACTGATTCCTGCAAAAGTGATGGCTGAGATAGATCATAAAGTGAGCACATTAGATACTTTGTTACTAGAGAGAGTGCGTATTTATTTAGAATCTGAAAAAGGTTATGACGATATTTTAGAAATGTTAGAGACGTTCTTTGTTGAAAAAGGTAAAATTGTGTCGATGCTCCAAATGTTTATGACTAAAGAAGCGATAGCAGAACGGATTCAGAGAGAATTAATTCGTTTAACGACACATTCTAAGGCGCGAAGTATTTTGGCAACACAAATTCAAGCAGAATATGAAAAATTAAAGCATGACACGTTACAAGAATGGATTAAACCAGAACATATGGCTGATATCGAAGCACAAGTGAGTGCATTTGTGTTAAAGCAAATGGATTTAACACAACGCGCACATATGCCGCTTAAATCGCTTGTACCACACCTGTTTGAGATGTTGCATGATAGAGGCATCGATCGTATTACAGATTTGATTCTCGATACTTTAGCACAACGTCTATCAACCATTTTGAAACAAGTGAATATTCGCGGATTAATTGAAGAGCAAATTAATCGTTTTGACCTAGATTATATTGAACGTTTAATTTTTGAAATTGCGAATAAGGAATTGAAATTGATTATGTTACTTGGCTTTATTTTGGGAGGATTGATTGGATTTTTCCAAGGATTAATAGCAATCTTTGTATAA
- a CDS encoding YlbF/YmcA family competence regulator, whose protein sequence is MAVNLYDYANKLEQALRESDEYNAIKDAYAKVEADENSKKLFDAFRETQMNFQQKQMQGEEISEEDLQKAQEQAQQIEKDSNISELMNAEQKMSQVFQEINQIIVKPLDEIYAD, encoded by the coding sequence ATGGCTGTAAATTTATATGATTACGCAAACAAATTAGAGCAAGCTTTACGTGAAAGTGATGAGTACAATGCAATTAAAGATGCATACGCTAAAGTAGAAGCTGATGAAAATTCTAAAAAATTATTTGATGCGTTCCGTGAAACACAAATGAACTTCCAACAAAAACAAATGCAAGGTGAAGAAATTAGCGAAGAAGATTTACAAAAAGCGCAAGAACAAGCGCAACAAATCGAAAAAGATAGTAATATTTCTGAGTTAATGAATGCTGAGCAAAAAATGAGCCAAGTATTCCAAGAAATCAACCAAATTATTGTTAAACCTTTAGACGAAATTTACGCTGACTAA
- a CDS encoding metallophosphoesterase family protein has product MVKFLHCADLHLDSPFASKRYLNPTILKDVENSAYESFKNIIDLALREEVDFVIISGDLFDQHNRTLKTEVFLKSQFERLQKEQIFVYIVHGNHDPLSDETKTKWPENVTVFSNQVETYQAITKTGETVHLHGFSYEKRESYENKIDAYPTNENRNVVHIGVLHGTYSKSEASDRYTEFRLEDLNAKLYHYWALGHIHLRQQLSDLPEIHYPGNIQGRHFKEQGEKGCLIVEGDHVALKTRFVPTQFIRFESATLETEDVSQQALFELIQDFKDSVRHQGRAFYRLQLNIRGDEMISPQVLEQLKVLSTEYEENERHFVLIDEWDVRYIDIRQKSIIQEFPVELLEQDDVYERAVKDLYMNPKASKYLESYQQHDRKALVARAEAIIEAELKGGD; this is encoded by the coding sequence ATGGTTAAGTTTTTGCATTGTGCAGATTTGCATCTCGATAGTCCATTTGCATCCAAGCGCTATTTAAATCCGACAATTTTGAAAGATGTTGAAAATAGTGCATACGAAAGTTTTAAGAATATTATTGACCTTGCGTTAAGAGAAGAGGTCGATTTTGTCATAATTAGTGGAGATTTGTTTGACCAACACAATCGTACTTTAAAGACGGAAGTGTTTTTAAAATCTCAATTTGAACGTTTGCAGAAAGAACAAATTTTTGTCTACATTGTACATGGAAATCACGATCCTTTATCGGATGAAACTAAAACGAAATGGCCTGAAAATGTGACTGTATTTTCAAATCAGGTCGAAACATACCAAGCGATTACGAAAACGGGTGAAACGGTGCATCTTCATGGTTTTAGTTATGAAAAACGTGAAAGTTACGAAAATAAAATTGATGCCTATCCGACGAATGAAAATCGCAATGTTGTACATATTGGCGTATTGCACGGGACTTATAGTAAATCTGAAGCTTCAGATCGTTATACGGAGTTTCGATTGGAAGATTTAAATGCGAAATTATACCATTATTGGGCTTTGGGTCACATTCATTTAAGACAACAACTGAGTGATCTGCCTGAAATTCATTATCCTGGCAATATTCAAGGTCGTCATTTTAAAGAACAAGGCGAAAAAGGCTGTTTAATTGTGGAAGGCGACCATGTTGCGTTAAAGACACGCTTTGTACCGACACAATTCATCCGTTTTGAATCGGCAACGTTAGAAACGGAAGATGTAAGCCAACAAGCGTTATTCGAACTTATTCAAGACTTTAAAGATAGTGTCAGACATCAAGGTCGTGCGTTTTATCGATTACAGCTGAATATACGCGGCGATGAAATGATTTCACCTCAAGTTTTAGAACAGCTAAAAGTGTTATCCACAGAATATGAAGAAAATGAACGTCACTTTGTCTTAATTGATGAATGGGATGTCCGTTACATTGATATTCGTCAAAAATCTATTATTCAAGAGTTTCCTGTAGAGTTACTTGAGCAAGATGATGTGTATGAGCGTGCAGTAAAAGATTTGTATATGAATCCGAAAGCCTCAAAATATTTAGAGAGCTATCAACAGCATGATCGTAAAGCGTTGGTTGCACGTGCAGAAGCCATCATTGAAGCCGAGTTAAAGGGGGGCGATTAA